From a single Nostoc edaphicum CCNP1411 genomic region:
- a CDS encoding hybrid sensor histidine kinase/response regulator: MTSQSSRSDKILVVDDSPDNVFLIKTILEEEGYTVSTAENGISALAELKASPCDLVLLDLMMPGMDGYEVTKHIRGEMKLPQYIPILLITAHDTPNVAHGLDLGADDFIRKPVTVDELLARVRSLLRLKHSMDERDEIARQREDFVSRLTHDLRTPLVAADRMLMLFQQGALGTLSTQMQEVIAIMARSNINLLTMVNTLLEVYRFEAGRKSLAFQPVNLRQLLEEVMGELSPLAQDKALSLNLDFTEESNTVMGDRLELHRLFTNLIGNAIKFTNSGSITIRFTSQRQFDNSSQSQLSGKSNSGDYIRIEIADTGPGIPPEEQATIFERFRQGSHKTSGSGLGLYLARRIVEAHQGIILLNSELGKGSVFIVLLPSKT; encoded by the coding sequence ATGACTTCACAATCTTCTCGCTCTGACAAAATTCTGGTTGTTGATGACTCTCCTGATAACGTGTTTTTGATCAAAACTATTTTGGAGGAAGAAGGTTACACAGTTAGCACCGCAGAAAATGGAATTTCAGCCTTGGCAGAATTGAAAGCTTCTCCTTGTGACTTGGTTTTACTGGATCTGATGATGCCAGGTATGGATGGATACGAAGTCACCAAGCATATTCGCGGTGAGATGAAATTGCCGCAATATATCCCCATATTGCTGATCACTGCCCACGATACGCCCAACGTCGCCCACGGTTTAGACTTGGGTGCTGATGATTTTATCCGCAAACCTGTAACAGTAGATGAATTGCTGGCACGAGTGCGATCGCTCCTGCGTTTGAAGCATAGTATGGATGAACGTGATGAAATTGCCCGTCAGCGAGAAGATTTTGTCTCCCGCCTCACCCATGACTTACGCACTCCCTTGGTAGCTGCCGATCGCATGTTGATGCTATTTCAGCAAGGTGCTTTGGGAACATTATCAACGCAAATGCAGGAAGTAATCGCCATCATGGCCCGTAGTAATATCAACCTGCTTACTATGGTCAATACCTTATTGGAAGTTTATCGCTTTGAAGCAGGTCGCAAAAGTTTGGCATTTCAACCAGTTAATCTGAGACAACTGCTAGAAGAAGTGATGGGAGAATTGTCACCTCTAGCCCAAGACAAAGCATTGTCCCTAAATTTGGACTTTACTGAAGAGTCAAATACAGTGATGGGCGATCGCTTGGAACTGCATCGTCTATTCACCAATCTCATAGGCAATGCAATCAAATTTACCAACTCTGGATCTATTACTATTCGTTTTACTTCTCAACGCCAGTTCGACAACAGTAGTCAATCTCAGTTATCTGGAAAATCCAATTCTGGTGACTATATTAGAATTGAGATAGCGGATACTGGCCCAGGTATTCCCCCTGAAGAACAAGCCACTATCTTTGAACGATTTCGCCAAGGCAGCCACAAAACTTCTGGTAGTGGCTTAGGATTGTACCTTGCTCGTCGA
- a CDS encoding NACHT domain-containing protein: MRVLDMDQPIELTGERGIYTNVNILEKTTKRRRVKIGQLLQKFDREDFDHFGLHEPSEKRVPGLKAVQHHNKLMVLGKPGAGKTTFLKYLAMHCIEGQFLTNRVPVFIILKDFAQDPKQLDILQYITQQLFICGIQNSSVKTEQLLRQGKVLVLLDGLDEVREEDTKRILWQTRNISEQFHTNQFVITCRIAAKEYTFEPFTEVEVADFDKEQIAIFAHNWFSLNCQVKAEIFIEKLQANKRIFDLATNPLLLTLLCLIFEENEDFPANRSELYKEGLDILLKKWDAKRNIERNQIYQNLSLDCKEDLLSEIAFTTFEQKDYFFKQKTVEAYIVKFISNLQSFNLEPEVLKLDSEAVLKSIEAQHGLLVERSKGIYSFSHLTFQEYFCARKIVSTLAYENLVKHINEKRWQEVFLLTVGVMEKADNLVLLMKREVDKLAASDEKLQHFLEWLAHKSSSFEYFYKPAAIRALYFEMILNSEQNKLDNTLEGDSGNTLYDLDNALGWDSEDTLDDIEVDWLLNEVLTNSLVLSDDLANAFSQRLDATDIHDETIDKSSRVQAFLDRDYTCCKLADIDDFLGKAIDLSSSFQSDFKTALQLLRDKLNQAIPEWEYLFEKLEGFGEWWQENSQAWTEQLIALMIEHRNIGHNWQFSYRQAKLLNQYYNSNKLLVNCLDSDCNISEKLRQEIEHNLL, translated from the coding sequence ATGCGTGTGCTGGATATGGATCAGCCTATTGAGTTAACTGGAGAGCGAGGCATCTATACTAACGTCAACATTCTGGAGAAAACCACAAAACGCAGGCGAGTGAAAATTGGGCAACTGCTGCAAAAGTTTGATCGGGAAGACTTTGATCATTTTGGACTTCATGAACCCAGTGAGAAGCGCGTGCCAGGGCTAAAAGCAGTGCAGCATCACAATAAACTAATGGTTTTAGGTAAACCGGGCGCAGGAAAGACTACATTTTTGAAGTATTTGGCGATGCACTGTATCGAAGGGCAGTTTTTGACAAACCGAGTTCCCGTATTCATCATCCTCAAAGACTTTGCACAAGACCCTAAACAGCTAGATATTCTCCAGTACATTACTCAACAATTATTTATCTGTGGTATCCAAAATAGCAGCGTGAAAACTGAGCAGCTGTTGAGACAGGGTAAAGTTTTGGTTTTACTGGATGGTCTTGATGAAGTTAGAGAAGAAGATACAAAGCGTATTTTATGGCAAACTCGGAATATTTCCGAACAGTTCCACACCAATCAATTTGTTATAACCTGTCGGATAGCTGCCAAAGAATACACCTTTGAACCGTTTACTGAAGTAGAAGTGGCAGATTTTGACAAAGAACAGATTGCTATTTTTGCTCACAACTGGTTCAGCTTAAACTGTCAAGTGAAAGCTGAAATATTTATTGAAAAACTACAAGCAAACAAACGGATTTTTGATCTGGCAACTAATCCACTATTGCTGACCTTACTGTGTTTGATATTTGAGGAAAACGAAGATTTTCCAGCGAACCGTTCAGAACTTTATAAAGAAGGTTTGGATATATTGCTTAAGAAATGGGATGCTAAACGTAATATTGAGCGCAATCAAATTTATCAAAATTTATCGTTGGACTGTAAAGAAGATTTACTCAGCGAAATTGCTTTTACTACCTTTGAGCAGAAAGACTATTTCTTTAAACAAAAAACTGTAGAGGCATATATCGTCAAGTTTATCAGTAATTTACAATCTTTTAATTTAGAACCAGAGGTTTTGAAACTTGATAGCGAAGCTGTTTTGAAATCTATTGAAGCCCAACATGGTTTACTGGTGGAAAGATCAAAAGGAATTTATTCTTTTTCGCATCTGACTTTTCAAGAGTATTTCTGCGCTAGAAAAATTGTATCTACTTTAGCGTATGAAAATTTAGTAAAACATATCAATGAAAAACGCTGGCAAGAGGTGTTTTTACTAACCGTTGGAGTTATGGAAAAAGCAGATAATTTAGTATTGTTAATGAAGCGAGAAGTTGATAAATTAGCCGCTTCCGATGAAAAATTACAACATTTTTTAGAATGGCTTGCTCATAAATCTAGTTCGTTTGAATATTTTTACAAGCCAGCAGCTATAAGAGCATTATATTTTGAAATGATCTTAAATAGTGAACAAAATAAATTAGATAATACTCTTGAAGGGGATTCAGGAAATACTTTATATGATTTAGATAATGCTCTTGGATGGGATTCAGAAGATACTTTAGATGATATAGAGGTAGATTGGTTACTCAATGAGGTTCTCACAAATAGTCTTGTTCTAAGTGATGACCTAGCTAATGCTTTTTCTCAACGTCTTGATGCTACTGATATTCATGATGAAACTATTGATAAATCATCCCGTGTACAAGCGTTTCTTGATCGGGATTATACTTGTTGTAAGCTAGCTGATATTGACGATTTTCTTGGAAAGGCTATTGATTTATCTTCTTCTTTTCAATCAGATTTTAAGACTGCATTGCAGTTGCTACGAGATAAACTCAATCAGGCAATACCAGAATGGGAATACCTATTTGAAAAATTAGAAGGATTTGGAGAATGGTGGCAGGAAAATAGCCAAGCTTGGACTGAGCAGTTAATAGCTTTGATGATTGAACATCGTAATATTGGTCATAACTGGCAGTTCAGTTATAGACAAGCTAAACTACTAAATCAGTATTATAATAGTAACAAACTCCTGGTAAACTGCTTAGACAGCGATTGTAATATTAGTGAGAAACTTAGACAAGAAATTGAGCATAACTTGCTATAG